A stretch of Salarias fasciatus chromosome 23, fSalaFa1.1, whole genome shotgun sequence DNA encodes these proteins:
- the rgs8 gene encoding regulator of G-protein signaling 8: MKTRLGCLSNKSDSCSDFSEFLSPAHETTTRCLKVSTDEVVRWSESFDHLLSHKYGLAAFRTFLKTEFSDENIEFWMACEDYKKIKSSTKLVSKANKIFKEFIDVQAPREINIDYRTREKTKQSLADPTPTSLNEAQAKIYSLMEKDSYPRFLRSKMYQDIINRAQMQGQRRSV, encoded by the exons ATGAAGACCAGACTGGGCTGCTTGTCCAACAAATCTGACTCCTGCAGTGACTTCTCCGAGTTTCTGTCTCCTGCCCACGAGACCACAACCAGGTGTCTGAA GGTTTCAACGGATGAAGTTGTCCGATGGTCTGAATCGTttgatcatctcctctctcaCAAAT ACGGGCTGGCTGCCTTCCGGACATTTCTCAAGACGGAGTTCAGCGATGAGAACATCGAGTTTTGGATGGCCTGTGAAGACTACAAGAAAATCAAGAGCTCCACCAAGCTTGTGTCCAAGGCGAACAAGATCTTTAAGGAGTTCATCGATGTCCAGGCACCAAGAGAG ATAAACATTGACTACCGCACCCGGGAGAAGACCAAGCAGAGCCTGGCAGATCCCACCCCGACCAGCCTCAATGAGGCCCAAGCTAAAATCTACAGCCTCATGGAAAAAGACTCCTACCCTCGATTTCTCAGGTCGAAGATGTACCAAGATATAATCAACAGGGCACAAATGCAAGGTCAGCGGAGGTCTGTTTGA